From Oncorhynchus keta strain PuntledgeMale-10-30-2019 chromosome 25, Oket_V2, whole genome shotgun sequence, one genomic window encodes:
- the LOC118358480 gene encoding cholesterol 25-hydroxylase-like protein, whose amino-acid sequence MKPMSDMNCSFDQHGDPNGDRLLLQALWDDLRARREFLTSPYLPACFAFFIHILLCSPFLVFEALGCFWPRIHFYRISRNAEPLGLCLQRWVDCFWRIVIKYLTTILPASALYQSVRNPIFPELAPSWRVLIAEVIACLLLFDALFFIWHYSMHRVPWLYRMVHQAHHQNRITFALTAQDASPAELLSLQVLALTSAWVVGCHPLSEALFHLLNTWLAVEDHCGYDLPWALHRLLPCFGGAPFHQAHHHVYRGNYAPYFRHWDWLCGTYLRVREEAGRKHGGRTMRRRRRRKSLGSDCVFMCTYNKA is encoded by the exons atGAAGCCTATGTCTGACATGAATTGTTCTTTTGATCAACATGGGGACCCAAATGGAGATAGATTACTGCTCCAGGCGCTGTGGGATGATCTGCGAGCTCGACGGGAGTTCCTCACGTCACCTTATCTGCCCGCGTGCTTTGCGTTCTTCATCCACATCCTCCTCTGCTCACCTTTCCTAGTGTTTGAAGCGCTGGGATGTTTCTGGCCACGGATACATTTCTACAGGATCTCTAGGAACGCTGAACCGTTGGGGTTGTGTTTGCAGCGATGGGTTGACTGCTTTTGGAGGATTGTTATCAAATACCTGACAACTATTCTCCCGGCCAGCGCGCTTTACCAAAGCGTTCGGAATCCAATATTTCCAGAACTCGCGCCATCCTGGAGAGTGCTCATAGCGGAGGTTATCGCATGCCTACTTCTATTCGATGCGCTGTTCTTCATATGGCATTATTCCATGCATCG GGTTCCTTGGCTGTATCGGATGGTCCACCAGGCTCACCACCAGAATCGGATTACCTTTGCCCTGACTGCACAGGATGCCAGCCCGGCTGAGCTCCTCTCCCTGCAGGTGCTGGCCCTGACCAGTGCCTGGGTGGTGGGCTGCCACCCTTTGAGCGAGGCCCTGTTCCACCTGCTCAACACCTGGCTGGCCGTAGAGGACCACTGTGGTTATGACCTGCCCTGGGCCCTCCATAGACTGCTGCCCTGCTTCGGAGGGGCCCCCTTCCACCAGGCACACCACCACGTCTACAGGGGGAACTACGCCCCCTACTTCAGGCACTGGGACTGGCTTTGTGGGACCTACCTGAGGGTAagggaggaggctgggaggaaACATGGAGGGAGgacaatgaggaggaggaggaggaggaaaagccTGGGGTCTGACTGTGTATTTATGTGCACGTACAACAAAGCTTAA